AAGTCTCTGGTCTGCAGAGGCTTTACTCTCAAATATTACACCACCAATGAAACATCATTTCAAATGTTCAAACTTAGATCAAATCTGTTTACGTTCATGGTCATGGCTCCCCCCTTTTTTGTAACTGGAAAGGAAAAAACAGAAGTCCTAGAAGGAAACTACTCTAAATGTGGTCTGCCAACATCTGCCACATACCAATGAACTGGATCGAAAATAACTAGAAATAGAACACCTTTCATGACCAATTATTCCTTGGAACTTAAAACCTTGAAACAATTACATCATGAATTAGACAATCCTATATGCTCTCTGAATTTTCTGATCTGTATAAGCTCAACTAATTTAGTTCTCGCACAACTTCTGGATTAACGTAGTTTCTTATAAAGAATAGTTGCTTGGTTTTTCTTCATTCTTTCTCTCCTAATAAGCTCGTAGAATACAATTTCTAATGCGGTAATACAAACCTGACATTTTTGGTGATTGGCATCATCAGGTAGCTTTGTCAAAAGATCTTTGTCATTTGATTGTAATGTGCTTTGGGGAACTGGTGGAGCACATGAttgaagaaaaggaaaaagtaTCTGGAAATGGTTCTTTAGTTGGATTGCATTGTTTGCTACTTGATACTTCTATATTTCGGAAGAGGTCAGTTATCCAACATGACGTGTAGTCTGAACTCTTAAGTAGGGTTTAAATattctttagtttcttttttctATTCTATGCAATTAGGTTTGCAGAGATTTTCATCCTCTTCATACCATCATTGTTCTTATTTTATTTAGCTTCGTCTGTACTCCAACAATGATGGATTGGTATATATTGAATCTCCACTTCCATAGTTTACTCTTGTTGAGCTTTTCTGTTACTCTTGCTGATATACTTAATTTCATAACCCAAATGTTTATGACGGGCTGCCAATAACACGTCTAATTTCTGCAGAATTTGATTTTATTTCTTGCATTGATATTATATGCGCTGTCTGGTTCATAATAAGTTAAAATATTTAAAGTCATTGGTCTCTCAGATAGTTGTGTGCTGAACTTTTCTGAACTTACACGTTTAcgtcttgttttttcttttgttatagGAAGAATGAGCTCCATCAAGTTGCTCAACAGGCTTCAAACATAGAGGACTTCTTTGAGGTTATCAGGGCTTCATTATCAATCATGTGTAAACAGTGGGCTGATGCCATGCACGTATTCCACGAGAAGTTTGACACTCTATCTCCTCTGATTGCTGATAATGGTATAGTGGTGTTTTGAAATTGTCTAAGTATGCTGTAGTTGCATTGTAGCAAATTATGTTGGTATAGTTCATCTTATAAAATTTTCTTCTATGCATTTATGTATAGGATTGGATTCAAGTCCTCAAGAGGAGTTCTTAAGTCTTCTAGGTGGTGCTCGGACAAGTCCACCAGTACATCAGTTTCTTGTTTCCACTCTTGGTGAAGTGGTAAGCTAGCATATGAATTTTGATTGAGGTTTTATTAAAATCAAATAGTTAGTCCTTCTCCTGCTCATCTCCTTCTAATTTGCAACTACCAAGATCTTCAGATCCTACTATTGAATTGTGAAATGGGACTAAGCAAGTCTATCTCTCATTTCGACAACCATGACATGACCCAACACCTTCTCGTTGGCTAGCTTCCCCACTTTCATTGCCTGAGATATGCAGTAATGCAGATCTTTGTGTCTATATTGGTTTTAATGCATTAAACATTCTCTACGATGACAAGAAAACTTGATATATCACAAGATCTCTTTATTACAGAACAGTAGAATGAGGCCCGCCCATTTGGTATATCATTTTGTAGTTCACCACACTGCTAAGAACCTATTTCAGGGAAATTTTATAGCAGATGTAAGTGTACATCAAATGAAAAATTAGGAAAGACAAAACTGAGCTGCAGAACTTCAACAATGATGACCAGCTGGTTATGGCCACTAGTTGGTTGCGAATGAACGAGTCTGCATAGTATGGAGTAGAGCAAAGTTCTGAAGCAATAGAGCCAGTGAAAAGAAAATGTTAAAATGGGTATAACACTTCTTCATTGTGCATTGCATCCCTCCTTGACCACAGGTCACAAATGTTGAAGTACTGCACCTTGTGATGTAAAGTTCCACAGAAGTATGGCTATGTTGGAAAATGTTGACTGAATTTGTAATAACTGTAATCACATACACAAGTACTTTTCAGTCATCAAATTTACTGGTAATTAGGGTCTCAAACGAGTAACAAAGGCTATTGATAATGCTGGGAAGGAGCTTCATCTTATTGTTCGTGAGCATCTCCAGGTACAgaactcgtcatcccatgtagttaAATGTGTTCTCTTATTCCGACCACTATTTCCCTCCTTGCTGCACATGTTGTTCAAGGTTTACCATCCTGTAAATCAAGATGTTATTCTTTTATGCAAATGAGAATAGATTGAGATATTGTATTTTTTTCTTATATAGTGGTGTTCAGATTGATTcaatatgaagcaagtcatatAAATTGTCAATTTGCAGCCTGCTGCAGAAATAGTTGGATTTAGAATTGGAGAATTAAGAGGTCTCTCAAGGTGGAGGGCTCGCTATCAAGGTATTGGGCTAGATGAGAAGCTTATTGATAGTGCAACAGAAAGGGCTGGTATGTTGCTTGTACAAGTTGAGAGGCTTATCAAGGTGCTTGCTGTGGTTGTCTATCAGGTATTCTTATGGAATACTTCCCATCTTAGTTTGGTCATTTCTACGTATAGCCTAGAATTATACAATGATCTTTTTGTTGCTTCTGAATCATGTCGTTCTTGTGTTACAGTTTCAGAATTTCTTCCTCTGGCTCTCAAAATGTATAAAACTACTTATGTCTGAATCAAGTGACCAGCTTCCCCCATTCAATAGGTTTGAAAATGTTAGCAATCTTTTGATGGAACCACTAGTTGATTATTCTGCTTAATGCATTTTTTTTTCTGGATGCAGTGAACTTGTAATTGTATTCTTGAAGTTTCTATATGACCAAGATCCTGTCAGGCAATTGTTGGAGGTCATGGAAGGAGACCATAGTATTGAGGTTGATTCGTGAGTTTTTTTCTCGTTTAACCTTTTCCAAATCATACCATGCTATGTGTTGCGGCTCCACTAATTATCACAAGACTAATTTTTCTTTTACGGTCATTGTATACATCTCTAAACATAAATTTTGGTCAAATATGAATGCCATAATACTTTTAGAGTTAAATTTCCATGTCACACTTACcaacaaggtttccatgtgtATACAACATTCACATACATCACATTGAAGATGACGAAAATTCAACTTTGCAGGGAAACAATGCAAAGAGTTGAAGAACTAGTTCAATTTGGTGGATTTTCAGACACCGAGTACTTGCAGAGAACACTGGCTAAAGAATTTGAACTGCTCGAGTATAGgtacttttttgtttttatttctttgcatattgttttgtttgttgctcggTTTTTATATCATCTTCTCAATATCCTGTAATTTCAGTTTCAAGGAGGCCTTTCTCGTTCTATTCACCACAATTTCCAAAAAGATCCATTGTAAAGATTTGATGCCATTGTTTCCTGTTCCAGCAGCTTCACCAAAGTCTGCTTCCACTTCCATAAATATTCCTGCATCTATATCCTTCTACGAGGTAACTTATTAGTGGTTGTCTACTCTTATCGTTGAATAATCAATTATTCTCAAAGTCAAAGTTTTTGTTACATTACTCTTTACTTATGCTTTCTCTTAAAATCTTATCCTGAACTCGGATGTTTATAGCAGCACTAGCAAGAACAATTTAGATTTAATGTCAGCTTTATCATGCAAAATGATGATGCAACAACTAAGGGAACAGACTTACATAAAGTTTCTTTTTGATCATTTTTTGCTTATATTAATCTATTCTCCGGTGTTTCAATTCCTCAGGAATCCCAAAACAGATTCTTAGATTACACTTGTTTCAGGATACCCGACAAGTCTTTCTCAGATATGGCTAATTGTATAGGCATAACTAGAGGGTTTAAGAATGATTTAAGTACCACTGAGATGGCTCATACTTCTATGGAGGCGGTACTGCTGATTGTTCCTGATGGGTACAATTGTGTGGATGTCTCCCTATATAAGGTATTCTACCTGAAACCCTCTACCAACAATTTTAGATTGCAGTTTTTCAGTCGGTTTCTTATATATTATTCTGTTTGTAATACAGGACACCCAGATTGTTCTACTTTTAAATGAGACAGTCACTGTTTCCGACAGTAGTGGGCGTGGTCACTTGATGATTTTACGAGCAACAgatcttccatttgtttctgtTGCAAGTTCATCATATTCACACTTTTGGAATTTGCAAGAGTTGAAGGTATTTATTTTTCCATTCACCTCAGTTGAGGTGGTAATAGCGCATTTGCATATAGGGTAACACTTCTTCATGTATCAAACGGCTTTTGCATAATCTAGACTTGTCAAAGCTGATATTCAGCGTGTTtccaccaaaacaaaaataaataaacaaattgTGAGATATTTTAGGGTTCATAGCTATTAGCTACTAAATTCTTCATTGTTATACATTATAAATAAACAAATTGTGAGATATTTTAGGGTTCATAGCTATTAGCTACTAAATTCTTCATTGTTATACATTCTTAACGGAAGTATAAACACGAGATTTGTTCTTAAATTACCCCTTTGTTAGTTACATTTTAAATAGGGTTAGTTTTGTCATTTCAGGAATCTGCTATTGATTTGAATATGGAGAATGAAAAAGTTCGAAGTATTCCGCACTCTGTAATTGCTCCCTTAGCTGTCAGTGGTAAGTATATTCTTGACAGTTGACACATATAATGTGGATCAAAATCAAAGTTGCGTACGTGGTTCCAGTTTAGCTAGCAACATTAACAAGAGACACTAGACCaccccaaaaaaacaaaacaccTTTATGCCATCAGAAAACTAGTGTCTAGACTTTCTTCTTGTTGGCATCATTAGAAATAATATATATAGgggtaggatccgttgacatggttataatgacataatcttgacattttAACGCCATTTTTTCTGCTGAGCCCAACCAACAATGAATTTGAAACTAAGATTTTGATGACATGTTCCTCGTATAAAACTCtagattcctaccaaaaatgagagcgTTCCAAAATACGAAATTTCACCattcacaaattttaatttcaaacgTTAATCTTCAACGGCtgatattcaaaatggtagatggtgGTCTTATGAATCTCAGAATGCTCTCATTTTCGGTTGGAATATAGAGACTTACAAGAAGAACATGTCtccaaaaaattagcttcaaattcattgcctGTTGGGCTCAGTTGAAAAAATGGCGTTAAAATGTCAGGATTATGTCATTATATATATGAGCTACTTGTATTCGAATTCAACGTTGCAAGTGTTAATTTCAATTATTTCTTTTTTCAGTTAAGTTTTTCCCGTGATCTTCCTCTTTTGGTTAATAATATCCTTTTGCAGCTATTAATATCCAACTTAATAATATTGAACAGCTTCAAGAGGTGTGGCTTGTGTCTTTGCTGCAAGAAAGCGCGCCCTAGTTTACATactagaggaagatgaagatgagggttCAGACATCGAGTAGTGGGTTCTTTTTGTATATACTGTAACGGAACATCTCGTGAGGTTTGTGGACTTCCAAGTCGTATCTAAACCTTCTCAATGGCGTTATTTTGAATTTAATGTGTGAAACTCTTTGGGCCTGCTCTAATACCTCCTGAGCTCTCATTGTTCATGTGAAACTGCTGTGAAAATGCATGTTCTTGTGCATTATATTTGCGAGTGCATTAGtctattatttctcatatcattgtCATTTAAGGGGTTAGAGTTGAAATCTGGGGTTtcaagaacaggttcagaagtgCATATTTACAAGGTTCCATTTTCTGCTAAAATTAGATACTCAAAAAGAGAGAGGGAGAGTGAGAGATATAAAGAGGTTGTCATGCCCCTATTCACTTACAGATGTTTAAAGATTTTAGAATTTCCTAGATGATACCATGTGCTACGGGGTGGTTTTCCCATTTTACAGAGAGAACCCATGTAttgaagtatgtgtacccgtggGCTACACATAAATATGAGTATATGTCAACAGGTGAATCGCAAGTGAATTCTGTATGTTTGCtaccactatggactcaacaaatatgaaaaatggatggGCAAACCAACAAATTTAAGGGTTCGTTGAGTCCGGCCGTAGATCTCATGCGCGTTTGATGTAGAACCGGGTGGTTGAAGCAAAAACGCTGGCGTGTGAAGCAAAAGCGCTGGCGTTTGATGTTTAACCACCCCTTGATTTTCTCTCTCAGAATCTCGGTTATTgtatttagggtttatttttattatttgttttattagttaaataatcagtgagacccaactcttattagtttatattaataaaatcactagtggGACCCTAAAATATTAGGTTTATTCATTTTATGTTGTTTTCCATAGTGCAAAAACatgtttgttcatccacgtggatTTTGTTGATTGCCATAGTAATTGCTCTAACAAGTGATAAAACTCTAGGTGACCAAACTTATATTGAATAACATGACTATTAACAATTTCATAGGAATGTGTTTATGTGAATAATTGATCGAATTCGTTTACGGGTGAATAATATGTTTGGCTTAATGTAAAGTGTGTCGAAGAACAAGATTCATAATATGCTAGCCTCAACCTAGTCGATATGGCCAATTTTGATTGTATGTTTGAATATGTATAATTATTTTTACAAATGAATATAATCAATCAAAAAATACAATACATTCATAGGTGGTATACTCTTGCTAGAATACTGAAAAACACGAAATAGGCAAGAGAAGCAGAGTTTTCATTCATTAGGTATCAATGTAGGATCACATATGCTTAACCGTTTAAGCCTTCTACTTATGAAGGAGGATCCACATACACTCTATATTCGTACTATCTCACATCTTTGAGCGACAGTTTTCTTCATAAAACCTAAACGATAATAGATTTGAAACTAATATTTTGGGAAGATGTTCCTCTTACAAAGCTCGTTCCTGTTGAATATGAGCACATTTGGAGAGGTATAACACTACTATCTAACTCTATTGAAAACCAGACGTTGAAAATCAATGGATTTTTAACCGTTGAAATTAAGATCAATAAATAGTGAGGTTTGGTATTTCAGAACGTGATCATTTTATCGGGAAACGAAAGTCACGTTCATTTCGAACCGGCATTGTTTCCACATAAGTCAATTCCACGAAACATCCTATtttagataacttagctcgaatcctttacttacatctttagattagcataAGTGATAATACTAGCATGTATATAACGAAtatgataatagacaatcacacacgacacaaagattacgtggttcacctaccCTTTGCAGGCTACATTCACAaccaaaaccaccccgagaatctttcattatcataacaattTATTACATTGACACACTTCATATAATCATCTGATTATATAACCCACTAGCGATAAACGACTtggaaacaacaagacatattaaGAAAATTTTActccttcattttttcttcttcttccataaacctccaccgccatggttgcttcttagacaagaacatgaagaacgtcatgaattctagcttctcccatATGAACTTTAACAATAACCACCTTTTATGACGTGAACAAAACCACCGTCTTCACTACAACAAGGCATGAATGCTTACCACCTTATATAAGGCCATCCTTTCGGACATTATCACTAGCACGAATCAAAGTTGTCTTGTACTTTGAGCTTGAACCACCACCTAAGAAAAATTCCTCCTTTGCACTTGCACCACCGGAATTGCTATTTGTCTATATTCTATCATCACCAAAAACAATTTCTTCATATATTTATACAAGTTTCTGCACCGACTTGCATCAAATTATTTCGTCGCCTTGATCACTCATTATTCCACTTcgagtagatttttttttcttcgacaCATGTCTAACAGTTAACATTGTTTAAACTACGAcatttaatccatacagatttcaCCAA
The nucleotide sequence above comes from Papaver somniferum cultivar HN1 chromosome 8, ASM357369v1, whole genome shotgun sequence. Encoded proteins:
- the LOC113301469 gene encoding anaphase-promoting complex subunit 4-like isoform X1, which encodes METDEEQTSIPFQLQFDKPVSSQIKIAEWNPEKDLLAMVTEDSKILLHRFNWQRLWTISPGRCITALCWRPDGKAIAVGLEDGTISLHDVENGKLLRSIKSHNVAVVCLNWEEDGQLASDSNNTQLIYEDRTSRFFPSAPRVPRMPGVASGDTGFMDESEDSFRELSNTSHQRFNILCSGDKEGTICFSIFGIFPIGKININKTFISAPLRDKEAVHQLVNSSIYKVALSKDLCHLIVMCFGELVEHMIEEKEKVSGNGSLVGLHCLLLDTSIFRKRKNELHQVAQQASNIEDFFEVIRASLSIMCKQWADAMHVFHEKFDTLSPLIADNGLDSSPQEEFLSLLGGARTSPPVHQFLVSTLGEVGLKRVTKAIDNAGKELHLIVREHLQPAAEIVGFRIGELRGLSRWRARYQGIGLDEKLIDSATERAGMLLVQVERLIKVLAVVVYQFQNFFLWLSKCIKLLMSESSDQLPPFNSELVIVFLKFLYDQDPVRQLLEVMEGDHSIEVDSETMQRVEELVQFGGFSDTEYLQRTLAKEFELLEYSFKEAFLVLFTTISKKIHCKDLMPLFPVPAASPKSASTSINIPASISFYEESQNRFLDYTCFRIPDKSFSDMANCIGITRGFKNDLSTTEMAHTSMEAVLLIVPDGYNCVDVSLYKDTQIVLLLNETVTVSDSSGRGHLMILRATDLPFVSVASSSYSHFWNLQELKESAIDLNMENEKVRSIPHSVIAPLAVSASRGVACVFAARKRALVYILEEDEDEGSDIE
- the LOC113301469 gene encoding anaphase-promoting complex subunit 4-like isoform X2, translated to METDEEQTSIPFQLQFDKPVSSQIKIAEWNPEKDLLAMVTEDSKILLHRFNWQRLWTISPGRCITALCWRPDGKAIAVGLEDGTISLHDVENGKLLRSIKSHNVAVVCLNWEEDGQLASDSNNTQLIYEDRTSRFFPSAPRVPRMPGVASGDTGFMDESEDSFRELSNTSHQRFNILCSGDKEGTICFSIFGIFPIGKIVALSKDLCHLIVMCFGELVEHMIEEKEKVSGNGSLVGLHCLLLDTSIFRKRKNELHQVAQQASNIEDFFEVIRASLSIMCKQWADAMHVFHEKFDTLSPLIADNGLDSSPQEEFLSLLGGARTSPPVHQFLVSTLGEVGLKRVTKAIDNAGKELHLIVREHLQPAAEIVGFRIGELRGLSRWRARYQGIGLDEKLIDSATERAGMLLVQVERLIKVLAVVVYQFQNFFLWLSKCIKLLMSESSDQLPPFNSELVIVFLKFLYDQDPVRQLLEVMEGDHSIEVDSETMQRVEELVQFGGFSDTEYLQRTLAKEFELLEYSFKEAFLVLFTTISKKIHCKDLMPLFPVPAASPKSASTSINIPASISFYEESQNRFLDYTCFRIPDKSFSDMANCIGITRGFKNDLSTTEMAHTSMEAVLLIVPDGYNCVDVSLYKDTQIVLLLNETVTVSDSSGRGHLMILRATDLPFVSVASSSYSHFWNLQELKESAIDLNMENEKVRSIPHSVIAPLAVSASRGVACVFAARKRALVYILEEDEDEGSDIE